In Aegilops tauschii subsp. strangulata cultivar AL8/78 chromosome 3, Aet v6.0, whole genome shotgun sequence, one genomic interval encodes:
- the LOC109781095 gene encoding GRAS family protein RAD1-like: MVGMATNPFPTSWQTQEGASICTNQELDYEHPHYLGIEEVALDGVELELGPRAPKATKVDYLSSPYNASWPPAQADFESSRVRKTKQFRDVLETCKQKVEAMEALEHSPPVSGGGFEEQAGEAVVAVGDVGGGGGGSGADGMRLVQLLVACAEAVACRDRAQAAALLRELQVGAPVHGTAFQRVASCFVQGLADRLALAHPPALGPASMAFSVPRSSCLDGARGEALAVAYELCPYLRFAHFVANASILEAFDGESNVHVVDLGMTMGLNRGHQWRALLDGLATRAGGKPARVRVTGAGAGLDTMRAVGREIEAYAEELGMCLEFRAVDRTLESLHVDDLCIDAHEAVAINSVLELHCVVKESRGALNSVLQTIRKLSPKAFVLVEQDAGHNGPFFLGRFMEALHYYAALFDALDAALPRYDARRARVEQFHYGAEIRNVVGCEGAARVERHERADQWRRRMSRAGFQSMPIKMAAKAREWLEENAGGSGYTVAEEKGCLVLGWKGKPVIAASCWKC, from the coding sequence ATGGTGGGCATGGCAACCAACCCCTTCCCTACTTCATGGCAAACACAGGAAGGTGCTTCAATTTGCACTAATCAAGAACTAGACTACGAGCATCCTCACTACCTCGGCATTGAGGAGGTAGCGCTCGACGGCGTCGAGCTGGAGCTCGGCCCCCGGGCTCCCAAGGCGACCAAGGTCGACTACCTCAGCTCGCCGTACAACGCCTCATGGCCGCCTGCGCAGGCCGACTTCGAGTCGTCGCGCGTCAGGAAGACGAAGCAGTTCCGCGACGTCCTTGAGACCTGCAAGCAGaaggtggaggccatggaggctTTGGAGCACTCGCCGCCTGTGTCCGGTGGTGGGTTCGAGGAACAAGCAGGTGAGGCTGTGGTCGCTGTGGGAGATGTcgggggtggtggcggtggcaGCGGGGCTGACGGCATGCGGCTCGTGCAGCTTCTTGTTGCATGCGCCGAGGCGGTGGCGTGCCGCGACCGCGCACAGGCTGCGGCGCTGCTGCGCGAGCTCCAGGTCGGCGCGCCCGTGCACGGCACGGCGTTCCAGCGCGTCGCGTCGTGCTTCGTGCAGGGCCTGGCGGACCGGCTGGCCCTGGCGCACCCACCGGCGCTGGGCCCGGCGAGCATGGCGTTCAGCGTCCCGCGCTCGTCATGCCTTGACGGAGCGCGCGGCGAGGCGCTCGCCGTGGCGTACGAGCTGTGCCCGTACCTGCGCTTCGCGCACTTCGTGGCGAACGCGTCCATCCTGGAAGCCTTCGATGGAGAGAGCAACGTCCACGTGGTTGACCTCGGCATGACAATGGGCCTGAACCGCGGCCACCAGTGGCGCGCCCTGCTAGACGGCCTTGCCACGCGGGCCGGCGGCAAGCCGGCACGCGTGCGCGtcaccggcgccggcgccggcttGGACACCATGAGGGCCGTCGGGCGCGAGATCGAGGCGTACGCGGAGGAGCTCGGGATGTGCCTTGAGTTCAGGGCCGTCGACCGCACCCTGGAGAGCCTCCACGTCGACGACCTCTGCATCGATGCCCACGAGGCCGTGGCCATCAACAGCGTCCTGGAGCTGCACTGCGTGGTGAAGGAGAGCCGCGGCGCGCTCAACTCGGTGCTGCAGACCATCCGAAAGCTCTCGCCGAAGGCGTTCGTGCTCGTGGAGCAGGACGCCGGCCACAACGGGCCATTCTTCCTCGGGCGGTTCATGGAGGCGCTCCACTACTACGCCGCCTTGTTCGATGCGCTGGACGCGGCTCTCCCGCGCTACGACGCCCGCCGCGCGCGCGTGGAGCAGTTCCACTATGGCGCCGAGATCCGCAACGTGGTCGGGTGCGAGGGCGCGGCGCGCGTGGAGCGGCACGAGCGCGCGGACCAGTGGCGGCGCCGCATGAGCCGCGCGGGCTTCCAGTCCATGCCGATCAAGATGGCGGCCAAGGCGCGGGAGTGGCTGGAGGAGAACGCCGGCGGCAGCGGGTACACGGTGGCCGAGGAGAAGGGGTGCCTCGTGCTTGGATGGAAGGGCAAGCCCGTCATCGCCGCCTCGTGCTGGAAATGCTAG